ATGTTATTGTAGTAAAAATCACTGTAAGTTTATTTAAGGGTGATTTTAATCCACAAAATGTTAAACCTGAAAGGTTTCAGTCAGGTGCtgtgtattaatattaattaaaaattaataaaaactaaaaactaaacctctctctcttgctatatatgtatatgtatatatatgtgtgtatataaaagGTAACAACAATATCGTAATGCATTacttatatatgtgtatatacacacacatacagtatatgtgtttAGAGGTTTTATGGATTTATTCTTTAATTgaataatttaatttgaatagcttgtaaacataatttaaataacCCATTACACATGAAAGCattatgcaatcatttacagggttagttcacccaaaaatgaaaattcagtcattaattcctcaccctcatgtcgttctacacccgtaagaccttcattcatcttaagaacataaattaagatattttagttgaaatccaatggctccgtgaggcctgcatagggagcaatgacatttcctctctcaatatccattaatgtactaaaacatatttaaatcagttcatgtgagtacagtggttcaatattaatattataaagtgacgagaatatttttggtgcaccaaaaaacacaaaataacgacttttcaacaatatagtgatgggcggATTTCAAAATgctgctttgaagctttacgaatcgaatcagtgactcggatctcctatcaaacagctaaactgctgaaatcatgtgatccgaatcactgattcgattcgtaaagctcagaagcagtgttttgaaatcagcccgtatagatattgttgaaaagttgttatttagtttttttggcgcacaaaaatattctcgtctctttataatattaatattgaaccactgtactcgcatgaactgatttaaatatgtttttagtacattaatggttcttgagagaggaaatgtcaaatgcaggtctcactgagccatcggatttcatcaaaatatcttaatttgtgttctgaagatgaatgaaggtcttacgggtgtggaacagcatgagggtgagtgataaatgacattattttaatttttgggtgaactaaccctttaacactgagtcaagaaccctagggtTTTATATTGAACCCAGTGAGTTATCCAGTGACGATGTGTCCAAATTCCATAATCGCCATTTTAGTGTATGTTACAAAGCATAATTAACCCTTGTGACCAAAATGTCTGAACTGCCTctattcaaaacatttcacaaaatattcCATTACTCAAATTAAATTGCTTGAAGATGCAAATCAAACATACCTGGATGGTTGTGAAACCAACATTCAAAATGGTTCATAATGCTGCCAGAGCTGGGGatagcattacaagtaacgccAGTTACGTAATTGGATTacttcaagtaactagtaaagtaatgcatttacaacaaaatatctgcgTTACTTTTTCAATTAAGTAACACAAGATTTCCCATTTATGGACTGACACCTGTCCTGTCCCTATGTCtttcacaaaaacagattcattagtcctcaaaatgattaaaaacagtgaaattcaAGCTATTACGCAAACCTGCGataattaaatatatcaaataGCACAAATGTATTAAATCTCATTAACCAATGTCTGCCGCTAACTTTCGATGATCTAATTCATCCTAcgaataagcaaaaatgactttaaacatcacatttgagtTTTATTGATTAAGTGAGACTGTTGAACTTTTTCTCCTGCGTCctgcacagctgaaaggtttgagctgcgccctctactggtgtgaatttgcatttcctttagcctgaggcttattcatttcacttttggtctCAAATGGCCTTTATATCCATAAAGGCATatatgctaatattagtctgtCTGTCTCATCCTGAGGTTATCGTAATCAAACTGAGCCGGATCCGGTCCATATCCAGATCAGACGGAGGACCTGCACATAGACACAAACACAACGCATCCCTGAAGGTCAGCAGAGACTGTGACTATAAACCAtcccctgtgaaggcctcattgACATGACAGCCATCGGCACAGATCCTCAGCAAAGACCACAAGACACGTCCTCCGTACAGACCTATGACCAGCTTCGgctccataccggcgtgatgaatccGATCAAAAGGAACTGGATGAATATTTGAATGGTACTGATACTGATCTGTAAAaagtattgtataaagcgctatataaataaaaatgacttgatttgacATTTGCCAAAATTcgattttttttcattagaaAACAAGCAAGCAAAGCCCAGTTGAAAAAAGGTAACAACGATAtcgtaatgcattactttccatgaaaagtaactaagtaatgtaaTTAGTAACTTTTtaagggagtaatgcaatattgtaacattacttttaaaagtaactttccccaacactgaatGCTGGAATGTTTCTTGTTCCAGACAAATAGGCCTACTGACAACTTTCAGCTTTAAAACGTGTCTTTGGGTACATTGTGAGCTGATAGTGCACTCAAGGAAAAGTCTGTAGAAATAGGGCCCAAAATGTACTGTTAATATGAAGTAATTTTCCATACTGATTTTTCTAAGGTGTTGGTTTGCCTGTATTTTGAATTACGCATTGCTTTTGTCCTGCAGCCAAAAAGGTTTGGTTACTAATGTCCTtcaaaatttaatattttatgtctcacagaagaaagacagcaggtcatacaggtttggaatcaCATACAGTTTGGGtgactaaatgatgacaatgtttattttttggatGAACTCTCCCTTTAAAATATGCTGTGACAACATAAAGTCCGATGTGTATTGCAAAACGTAcgtttttgaacagtagtaatGTACAAGAAATGCTTCAATGAATCAAGATTCAGGAAGAGAATTTCAGATAACAATGTTTTGTTAAGTTTAGATATATAGATCTTTCTTCTGTGTGACAATAACTTTTTGCATGCTTAAGAAAATGGATTGGGTTGGATATAGAGCGAGTTAAGATTTCTAATTTTTAAACTGAATCAAATTTCAGTTAATGTGTGGATTAATTAGCCAAAGtttcacaaaatgtattctaagAGAATTATGGTTTTTATGTTAAGAGGATTGTCTTTggagaaaataaaaatgcattcaaaaaGAGTTAAAATTCAACAGTATTCACAGTTAAATTAACCTATTAATTATCTAATATCATATTTTCATGCCCGTCCATATAAATGGCTGAGTATGACATCACTTATTTTAAatcaatgtattttagcaagTGCACGGACAGAGCAGATTAAAAATAAGTGGTCCCAATTTTTTTTGCAAACGTGGACGTTTTGGGGCAGTTCATCACTCAGAGAGAAAAGACAGGCTTCTCAGACGAATGGCTGCTGGGATACATGGAGGGGAGAGACTCAGCCTGGAGCATTTCAATGGGAGTTTGATGATGTGTGTGCAAAGAGAGGAATGGGACAAAAGTGGTGCTGGTTTATGCTGACGCGTAGCACATCTCTCGGCTACAATCTAACACTAATCAATCTGAAGTGAGAATGAGAATATTAGAGAACAAACTGTAACCTGAACTCGTTATCACAGCGTTGCTTTCGCGCAGTGAGATTTTGAGTAATTgtaaatctatatttttttcaatCTTTCTCCTTTCATTTCCTAAATGATGGACAATGTGGCCCAGTGGAAAAAGGTACCACTATATGTATACATCTatctcattatatatatatatatatatatatatagtgcaaatagaaagcagttattttaaaatgtaatatttcatattactgtttttactgtattttatttttgatctatttatgtgtatgtatatacatgtgtgtatatataatgtatgcatgtgtatatatgtatgtgcatATATAGTGTATTTGTatgaatgtgtatatatatatatatgtgtgcatgaatatatgcgtgtgtgtgtattcaaacaggtacattttaaaatgtaatatttcacaatttttactgattttatttttgacCTATGTAAGTAtatgtttatgtatgtatttttaatgtatgtatatttgtttttatatatatatacacacaccgatgcacacacacacacacgtgtatacatacatgtgtgtatatatattatatataatgtatttgtgtatatgtctgcatgtatgtatgtgtttatatatatgtaacatatcaaaataagttatttttaaaagtaatttcacaatattactgtttttttgtttgatctCTATATACGTGTATATGTATGCGTATATAATGATTGTTTTATGTAggtatatatatacttatatacacacacgtgtatataaatatatatatgtatacattatgtatatatatttataaagtatttctgcatatgtatatatatgtctgcatgtatatgtgcatgtatgtgtgtacatatgtatatattcagatattttaaattgtaatatttcacaatattaccgtttttttatttttgatctacatgtgttatatatatataatataaatgtgtgatatatatacatatatgtctATATTGCAtaatacataaatgtattttaatttattaatgaaGAACCTGTTCTGCTTATCACATTTATCTCAACAATATAAACCACTACCTGACAGATACTGAAAACAATGCACGATTTAAAATCCCCAGCAACAAAAGGACCATCTGATTTTTACTCCATACCAACATAGACAGCTACTCCACCACATGCATAGATTAATCTTTGTCAAttgacatttaatttaaaagtatttGCCACCATGAGAATAGTTTTTACCCTCCTGACTGTGAATAGGTATTCTTCTTAAAGCTGTTTGAGGCAGATGCACCCTCGGCCCACAAGCGCTGAGCCTCATTTTCATCTAAATAAGAATCGATCCCTCTTGCTGTGCCACCCCCAGTGCTTCTGACGCTTAACCCCACTCTCCTGCTAAACCACCTCCGTCCCTACATTAACAGAGAAAACTAAATACAAGCCAAGTCTAATCAGCCTGCACGTGCATCAGAGAAAAATGACCTCGTTTTCAAGCTGCTGAGATCTAAACGGTTAAAGGTTTTCTTGTAGGATTGTTGAAACGTCTGTCTTCAATTTCTTTGATCACAGTGGAGTTAGTATTGAGAGTGAACGTCGCTTTGTTCGAGCTCATATACTGTTATTATGGCATGGGAGTTCAGAGCAGGTCGTGTTTAGTCTTGTGGGCATGGAAATGTGATATAAACAGAGAGGATGTGAAGTGGAGAAACCTTCTAAGCCTGTTTCTTGCTCAGCAGCCCTGTGCTATGTTGAATAGAGAACAAGGGATGGAAGTGTGGGGGAAGGGGTCACAAGAACAAACATAATAGAAGGCTAAAAGGCCCTCAAAGAGCTCATGACTAAAGGCCAGCAGCTTTTCTTTAGGCTAATAACGATGACTTAAAGCATATAAATACTTGCTTGCAATGTTTGTCTTGGAAACAAAACACCATTCAGGCAGAAGAAAATCCagggatggatgaatgaatatCATCTTTAGTCCATTAGACAAGCAGGATACTCTACAGATCATTTAAAAGACTCAAACGGAGTCAAATTTTACATGACAGAACTGTGAACGAAAGCAGAAAAAGTTTGAAGTAAATGTCAAGGCATTTAATTATATGTAGAAATCTTGCACAAAACAATATACAACAGTATTTAAAACACACAGGTAAAAGTAGAGCTTTGAATAACTAGTCTGCCATCTAGTGTCCATCTCTGCACTTTATGTACacattctctcacacacaccgGAGGACATTAAACAAAACAGCTACAgatattaaattcaaaattcatcagcAAATCATGGTACTGTCCACGAAGAGTAGCAAGAGCAAATTATGCACCTGTATGTctagtataaataaatgttttttggggttttttgtcCAAATTACTGGTTAACAGAAAAATTACCTATTTTGTTACAGGAAAAAAGTAGAATGTTACATTAAAAACTTATTAATGCATATCCAAAATGGTCATATCAGATTATAGAGCTTTTCTGTGGAAGCCCAGCATCCTATGGGAGGAAAACTAGGAGGAAACACTAGATATGGGTCCTTTTATCAGCTGTCTGACTGGGGATGAAGGGAGATTCTGAAATCCAGCCTTGGAAGctgtggggggaaaaaacaacTCAGTGTTTAATGCAAGAAACAGGATTAATTTCACACAATTTTGAATTACGGTAAAATCAGTTGCCACTATCAAGGCAGCTTGCATTGCCCTGCATTTCATGTGATTTTACTTTGTGAGTAAgagagctgcatgattaatctttaaaagATTGCAATCTCGATTCAGACACTCTCATTCCAAATTGACAACGATTCGCCTGTGTTTATTAAACTGATCACAGCGAACATTCAAATTTGCATTTGTGCTGCTGCTGATCAGtgagagcagttgtcatgtttcttttcaaccacacagtaacattatttctgtgttacaaatattcatatCATCCCAGAAATACtgagataaaagtttatagttcggatataaacactggTGTCTACAATAGCGTTCAAaccaccttttgaaagtaacttggcgcttcaaataaagattgtatcaattacatcattacaccagtctttagtgtcacatgttccttcagaaatttttctaatatgatgatttgctgctcaagaaacatgtattattattattatcaatgttgagaacagattgtttaaaaaaaaaaaaaaaaagtcttattgagcccaaacttttgaaggaTAGTGCCTATTATTGACCTGTTCCACAAACTGAAATACATATTCTCACCTAGTCTGGTGCTGGTCTCCTTTAGCAGCAGCTGAGATTTCTCATGGAAAGACAGCAGCTCCCTCATTATACAACAGTGAGAGTCCATCTGTGAGGAAACACAACTGCACATGACAGCAGTtctcaaaacagtttgaaaaaagaagaaaaaaaaacaaaaaacaaacctaACCAATTCTGtaacccctggtttcacagacaaggcttaagatagtcctagactaaaatgcatgtttaagctgtcttaactgaaagcaacttacaCTTACATATCTTAAattatgtcagtgccattgttttgtctcaagatgcacaccagcaatgtttttttctaggggTGGGAATCGGAGGGTACCTCACGATACGATCACGATAAATGGCTCACGATAACGATAATATCGCGAGTCAGCGATAATCGATATATCGCTAGACAATCCTATAATGATACATCGTGATATTGGTcttaatatgaaaacaaaatgcacgTGAAAAGGTTAGTGCAGGTTAACGGATAAATCTGATCTTATATGTAGGCTACATTTAATAGAGTTCACGTCACCGAAGGCAAGAAATATGAGGTGCATTTTATTGACCATCAGTTAATTTCAAATCAAAGACTGCAATAGGAGAGAGCGGCAACAGCACTGGTATAAGGTCTCATTCCACTTGAAGATAATTGTGTGTTATGCGTCTGCgacttactttcactttcatatgCGGCAGTTTGCACGTCAGCTTGCTGAAGAGATCTGCAGCGATGTGTGATGCAGTAGCGTTGTCATATCTGACTCTCacatgtttcagttttagtatttttgggagAAGTAAAATTTGCATATGTagtttcaacaaccagatgcatttagactGAGCATAGACAGTTTTGACTGGAATGCGTCCCAGACCATCTCCTGAAATGGTTTGAGcgatcggatttaaatccgtCTCAAATGCGTTTTTAGGCATTTAGACCTGGTCTTTTCACGATCAGATAGCTATCCGAAGGATGACGATATATCGCCATATCGATATTTTGTCCCACCCctatttttttctaaggcatgtttataaaagctacttaaaggtctaatcctggtttattctaagccttgtctgtgaaaccaggccttaaaggattagttcactttcaaattaaaatttcctgataatttactcacccccatgtcatccaagatgttcatgtctttctttcttcagtcgaaaagaaattaaggttttcaatgaaaacattccaggatttttctccatatagtggacttcaatggacaccaaacagttgaaggtcaaaattacagtttcagtgcagcttcaaagggctttaaatgataccagacgaggaataagagtcttatctagagaaactatCCATCGTTTTCtaaactgtatatgctttataaaaataaacaagcccctttattcctcgtctggtatcatttaaagccctttgaagctgcactaaaaatgtaattttgaccttcaaccatttggaggccattgaagtccactataaggagaataatcctggaaggttttcatcaaaaaccttaatttcttttcgacctaagaaagaaagacatgaacatcttagatgacataggggtgagtaaattatcaggacaaatTTTTGAAAACGAACTAATGagcaatttttttaactgtacattaaaaaatatctaataTAGTTGGATATAATGCAACAGCTACTTGCGGCCCACAGCCCTTAATTCTATTTTAGGCCCTTTGTAAAAGCTTGGGCAAACAACagacaaacaaattaaaaatgagaTAAGGCTAGTGAAAGTGTTCAACAAACTAATTTCAATTCCTGTTTATCTGTAACAGGTTCTGAATCCTTTTACACTCGTTCAGTGAATCCTCGAGTCTAAAGCGTCATGGCCTCACCACTAACTCCATGTTTCGGAGTAGTTTTTGCTGTCCCACGAGTACTGCCTTGTAGTCAGGTTTGTTCAGAATGACCCGACTCTGTGAAGACttggcaaagcatgatgggtcCAGAGGCAGTCCCTTCTCTTCACCCCGCTCCACACATCTGCAACGGGACAGAGATGCACAGCTAACCAAAACTTCTGCATCCATACATGTGCTGTGGATATGTGTAGTTATGCTCACTTGTCCAGTTCGTCAGCTTTGGTCCGGTGTTTGTTCAATAGCGACTCCCATGACATACTTTCAGCCTGTAACCTTCATAAGCACATGATGACCATTAACAGCTATAGATTAACATGGCAATTGCAGTCATGAAATAAATTTGCGAGAGCAGATGGAGAATTACCTGTTAATGTCCTCCTGAATGCGCGCAGTGGCCGTGTTAACAACGGGGTCACTGCACATACAGAAACAGGGAGACATTTAATAAACCAGAGTGGGCTTCAGGATTGAAGGACTAGTGATTAACGCAATCAACACAGGAAAAACGAACTTTTACCTCTCAGCAGTTGGGAGTGAATTCTGAGTTTCTCTGCTAATGTCTTTAGCCAGACTGTCCCACTCTTCATGCAAAGATTCAACTGGAAGTGAATGATGTTCACATAAACATCATGAAATAGGTTTTtgacaaaatgtaaaaagtgtGGGCATTTGCTGTGATTTATTCAATTCTGTTTTTGCATTATCAAGACGATGTTATCTAGCTGGCTAGTTCTAATAGATGAGGTTTTTGTTGAAATTGCAATTATTACGTTTGGGAATATCAGTAAGaattacactaccatttaaacatttggggtcagtaagattttttttttttttaaattaatactaGAGATGCAGCAATATATTGGCCaataaaagcacattttcaCACTATCGGCTGatagtttaaaaacagctgATTAGTCAGGGCtgatatatcctgtcaatcaaaagagggcTGGAAAATGCACTGTGTAAAAAAATGCTAAGAAATCAGtttgatgttcaatattaatagtaattgtatgaattaataacattcGGAAAGTTAATCTTatcttcagaatttagttaatatgtgttaaaattaatttgagtaatgtgtTTTATAACGGATACTAGTTACTCAAACAACTTGATGAAATGGAAAtagttatttgcatttctttttaaaatataataattcaaaatataatgattaattattaattataatgaaattatcattaattaatataaaaggcagaacccccaaactatcggtatcggcagatatcactctgaatgATCGGCTATCCGTATCGGAGAAGGAATTTAGTGTTGGTGCATCtctaattaatacttttatttagcaaagatgcattaaattgatcaaacgtcacagtaaatacatttataatgttataatcgatttctattacaaataattgctgttcttttcaactttctactaaatcaaagaatcctgaaaacatgcatcaaggtttccacaaaaatataaagcagcacaaccgtattcaacattgatattaataataaatgtttgttgagcatcaaatcatcatatcagaatgacttctgaaggaccatgtgactagagtaatgatgctgaaacttcagctttaccatcacaggaataaattactttttaatatgtattcagattgttttaactgtatttttaatcaaataatgcagtcttggtgagtttatgagaaaaaatatttcaaaaacattagaaAAATTCTTAccaaactcaaacttttgaatggtagtgttataaatatatatataatttccctttttttttttaaagaataaatatCTTAGTGAAAATTCCTGAAAGATGGAAAAGAAAACTtctagggatagttcacccaaaaatgaaaattctgtcatcatttactcaacc
The window above is part of the Chanodichthys erythropterus isolate Z2021 chromosome 3, ASM2448905v1, whole genome shotgun sequence genome. Proteins encoded here:
- the LOC137013037 gene encoding kinetochore-associated protein DSN1 homolog isoform X2; this encodes MQRSGEEERPEDSKMSSVEEGMRESVNITAPELNTRSRRKSWRRSSRGRRSLPALPGSSQPLCETISLSLPDNERLEMLIKAAMQRTVKRVKNSLYTVPGVDTETLQTQVESLHEEWDSLAKDISRETQNSLPTAESDPVVNTATARIQEDINRLQAESMSWESLLNKHRTKADELDKCVERGEEKGLPLDPSCFAKSSQSRVILNKPDYKAVLVGQQKLLRNMELVMDSHCCIMRELLSFHEKSQLLLKETSTRLASKAGFQNLPSSPVRQLIKGPISSVSS
- the LOC137013037 gene encoding kinetochore-associated protein DSN1 homolog isoform X1, with the protein product MAELQNEGFEPCDASSTDTRLSEVSHGVKRPHDSNHVSGPPQKSPCTSPAHAVMQRSGEEERPEDSKMSSVEEGMRESVNITAPELNTRSRRKSWRRSSRGRRSLPALPGSSQPLCETISLSLPDNERLEMLIKAAMQRTVKRVKNSLYTVPGVDTETLQTQVESLHEEWDSLAKDISRETQNSLPTAESDPVVNTATARIQEDINRLQAESMSWESLLNKHRTKADELDKCVERGEEKGLPLDPSCFAKSSQSRVILNKPDYKAVLVGQQKLLRNMELVMDSHCCIMRELLSFHEKSQLLLKETSTRLASKAGFQNLPSSPVRQLIKGPISSVSS